In one Erythrobacteraceae bacterium WH01K genomic region, the following are encoded:
- a CDS encoding sulfotransferase — protein sequence MATNPTVPPRRTPFIDIVEKGVRLGRKMGAVAPARLDAEHLKAQAIEQAGGLDDFGDPWFEKPLAKLLEAIEGEAKLNAAGDFSAMLQFRQVLFHRLLSEYWYKRHPEILERPMRSPVVIVGPMRSGTTRLHRLLASDHRFSHMRSFETISPVPRREFEDVLEGRAEDVRPVLARRIMRVARLANPRTLSIHPTGPMEPEEELGLLVASMYGMKHEAQWQVPSYGRWCESVDATPAYAYLADQLRLIGWSQQVSSIRPWILKTPQHMLDLPALLNVFPDARLIFTHRDPRQVTGSAASLAWNQTIIYSDDVEPGAIGREWLRKTHLQVERMMEARKSIPAERMIDVQYDEMDRDWRGTMDRIYRFLDLEIEPALPAMEDYVERAKALKRRPHRYSLEMFGLTPDEVLERMRSYIEAFDVPMENAFGAGNDRRAARVR from the coding sequence TTGGCAACAAATCCTACAGTACCGCCCCGCCGGACCCCGTTCATCGACATCGTGGAAAAGGGCGTGCGCCTTGGCCGCAAGATGGGCGCCGTCGCGCCTGCGCGGCTGGATGCAGAGCATCTGAAGGCGCAGGCGATCGAGCAGGCAGGCGGCCTGGACGACTTCGGCGACCCATGGTTCGAGAAGCCACTGGCGAAGCTGCTGGAGGCGATCGAGGGCGAGGCGAAGCTGAATGCCGCCGGTGATTTTTCCGCCATGCTGCAATTCCGGCAGGTCCTGTTCCACCGCCTGCTGAGCGAATACTGGTACAAGCGGCATCCCGAAATCCTGGAACGCCCGATGCGCAGCCCGGTGGTGATCGTCGGCCCCATGCGGTCCGGTACGACCCGGCTGCACCGCCTGCTGGCCAGCGACCACCGCTTCAGCCACATGCGCAGTTTCGAGACGATCAGCCCCGTGCCGCGCCGCGAATTCGAGGATGTGCTGGAAGGGCGCGCAGAAGATGTCCGCCCCGTTCTTGCCCGGCGCATCATGCGGGTCGCGCGCCTGGCCAATCCGCGCACGCTGTCGATCCACCCGACCGGCCCGATGGAACCCGAGGAAGAGCTCGGCCTGCTTGTCGCCAGCATGTACGGGATGAAGCACGAGGCGCAGTGGCAGGTGCCAAGCTATGGCCGATGGTGCGAGAGCGTGGATGCGACGCCTGCCTACGCCTACCTGGCCGACCAGCTCCGCCTGATCGGGTGGAGCCAGCAGGTCAGCAGCATCCGCCCTTGGATCCTCAAGACCCCGCAGCACATGCTGGACCTGCCCGCCCTGCTGAACGTCTTCCCCGATGCGCGGCTGATCTTCACCCACCGCGACCCGCGGCAGGTGACGGGCAGTGCCGCCAGCCTGGCCTGGAACCAGACCATCATCTATTCCGACGATGTCGAGCCAGGTGCCATCGGCCGGGAATGGCTGCGCAAGACCCATCTGCAGGTCGAACGGATGATGGAGGCGCGAAAATCCATTCCCGCAGAGCGGATGATCGACGTCCAGTATGACGAGATGGACCGCGACTGGCGCGGCACCATGGACCGGATCTACCGCTTCCTCGACCTCGAAATCGAACCGGCCCTGCCAGCGATGGAAGACTATGTCGAACGGGCCAAGGCGCTCAAGCGCAGACCCCACCGCTACAGCCTCGAAATGTTCGGGCTGACGCCGGACGAGGTTCTGGAGCGCATGCGATCCTATATCGAGGCGTTCGATGTCCCGATGGAGAACGCCTTCGGTGCGGGCAATGACAGGCGTGCCGCACGGGTTCGCTGA
- a CDS encoding sugar MFS transporter, with translation MALAPDVAANSDSDPARKGDTPINAPGLQYFVFGLFFIFGGITSLNDVIIPKLKELFTLNYTQAMLVQFCFFAAYLIIGIPGAKLVKKIGYMRGAVAGLLTMMVGCLLFIPASQTATYAIFLFALFVLASGVVIVQVVANPLISLLGPKKTAHSRLTFAQAFNSLGTTVFPIVGAAVILGSLANVSADQLSGAELQAYRQAESEAIWQGYLGVAVLIALVAAAVWMFRNRLQGEKHEASSGLAGLDLLKRGRFGYGALCIFLYVGAEVSIGSIIINYLALERVLGQPESVIGWMIGLYWGGAMVGRFIGSAFLRIFSPGKILAFNAAGAIALIAISSLTTGTVAAYSLLAVGLMNSIMFPTIFSLACEKLGPRAADGSGIINVAIFGGAVVPLLYGIIADVSGSLTFALVLPIACYLVIGGFGIFARRPA, from the coding sequence ATGGCACTGGCACCTGATGTCGCGGCAAACAGCGATTCCGATCCGGCACGCAAGGGCGACACACCGATCAACGCGCCGGGCCTGCAATATTTCGTCTTCGGCCTGTTCTTCATCTTCGGCGGGATCACCTCGCTCAACGATGTCATCATCCCGAAGCTGAAGGAGCTGTTCACGCTCAATTACACGCAGGCCATGCTGGTCCAGTTCTGTTTCTTCGCAGCCTATCTCATCATCGGGATACCGGGGGCGAAGCTGGTCAAGAAGATCGGATACATGCGCGGCGCGGTGGCGGGCCTGCTGACCATGATGGTCGGCTGCCTGCTGTTCATCCCGGCCAGCCAGACGGCGACCTACGCCATCTTCCTGTTCGCCCTGTTCGTGCTGGCGAGCGGAGTCGTCATCGTGCAGGTCGTGGCCAATCCGCTGATCAGCCTGCTGGGCCCGAAAAAGACCGCGCATAGCCGCTTGACCTTCGCGCAGGCGTTCAATTCGCTGGGCACGACCGTCTTCCCCATTGTCGGCGCGGCCGTCATCCTGGGCAGTCTGGCCAATGTGTCCGCAGACCAGCTTTCCGGGGCGGAACTGCAGGCCTATCGCCAGGCGGAAAGCGAGGCGATCTGGCAGGGCTATCTCGGCGTTGCCGTCCTTATCGCGCTAGTCGCGGCTGCCGTATGGATGTTCCGCAACCGGCTACAGGGCGAGAAGCACGAGGCATCGTCCGGACTGGCCGGGCTGGACCTGCTGAAGCGCGGACGCTTCGGATACGGCGCGCTGTGCATCTTCCTCTATGTCGGGGCCGAGGTTTCGATCGGGTCGATCATCATCAACTATCTCGCGCTGGAACGGGTGCTGGGCCAGCCGGAAAGCGTCATCGGGTGGATGATCGGGCTGTATTGGGGCGGCGCGATGGTCGGGCGTTTCATCGGCTCCGCATTCCTGCGCATATTCTCGCCCGGCAAGATCCTCGCGTTCAATGCGGCCGGCGCAATTGCCCTCATCGCGATCAGTTCGCTCACCACCGGCACGGTGGCGGCCTATTCCCTGCTGGCGGTCGGCCTGATGAATTCGATCATGTTCCCGACGATCTTTTCGCTGGCTTGCGAGAAGCTGGGACCACGCGCAGCGGACGGATCGGGCATCATCAATGTCGCGATCTTCGGCGGCGCGGTCGTGCCGCTGCTTTACGGGATTATCGCAGATGTCAGCGGCAGCCTGACCTTCGCCCTGGTCCTGCCCATCGCCTGCTATCTCGTCATCGGGGGCTTCGGCATTTTCGCCCGGCGCCCGGCCTGA
- a CDS encoding 2Fe-2S iron-sulfur cluster-binding protein, with product MTVSINGTAHPLPGDPRTTLLDFLRQDLQLTGTKKGCDHGQCGACTVIVNGMRINSCLTLAAMHDGEEVTTIEGLGTPDDPSALQKAFVEHDGYQCGYCTPGQICAATAMLEEIANGWPSDATGDLEGSVDATDEEIRERMSGNLCRCGAYANIVAAIRDTAAGPSAKEGAA from the coding sequence GTGACCGTCAGTATCAATGGCACAGCCCATCCCCTGCCAGGCGACCCCCGGACGACGCTGCTGGACTTCCTGCGGCAAGATTTGCAGCTGACCGGCACGAAGAAGGGCTGCGATCACGGCCAGTGCGGTGCGTGCACGGTCATCGTCAACGGGATGCGGATCAACAGTTGCCTGACGCTTGCAGCAATGCATGACGGCGAAGAGGTGACCACGATCGAGGGACTGGGCACGCCGGACGACCCCTCTGCCTTGCAGAAAGCCTTCGTCGAACATGACGGGTACCAGTGCGGCTATTGCACGCCGGGCCAGATATGTGCCGCGACGGCCATGCTGGAAGAGATCGCCAATGGCTGGCCGAGCGATGCGACGGGCGACCTCGAAGGGTCGGTCGATGCGACGGACGAGGAAATACGCGAGCGGATGAGCGGCAATCTGTGCCGGTGCGGGGCCTATGCGAATATCGTTGCGGCCATTCGCGACACGGCGGCCGGCCCATCGGCGAAGGAGGGCGCGGCATGA
- a CDS encoding xanthine dehydrogenase family protein subunit M, which translates to MRPFDYQRPDSLEHGSQLTATGDSMAIAGGTNLLDLMKLQVEAPSRLVDIGRLGMTSIEDMDDGGLRIGALATNTATANHARVRADYPVLSRAILAGATQQLRNKATTGGNLCQRTRCFYFTNIDQPCNKREPGSGCGAIPGIARLHAVLGTSRECIATYPGDMAVAMSVLDATVEIAGESGEGRSVPVRDFHRLPGDTPWKDNVLEDGEIITGVILPAPVPGKQLYRKVRERSSYAFALVSIAAIVALEDGRFTRADLAFGGLAHKPWHDARLPELLIGKEPSEALFDEAADLLLEDAQGYGENDFKIPLTRSTLKAVLAEATETEL; encoded by the coding sequence ATGAGGCCTTTCGATTACCAGCGTCCCGACAGCCTCGAACATGGTTCGCAGCTCACCGCAACCGGCGACAGCATGGCGATTGCCGGCGGGACCAATCTTCTCGACCTGATGAAGCTGCAGGTGGAAGCACCATCGCGGCTGGTCGATATCGGCCGGCTAGGCATGACCTCCATCGAGGACATGGACGATGGCGGCCTGCGTATCGGTGCGCTGGCGACCAATACGGCCACAGCGAACCATGCGCGGGTGCGGGCCGACTATCCCGTCCTGTCGCGCGCCATCCTTGCCGGGGCGACCCAGCAATTACGCAACAAGGCAACAACGGGCGGAAACCTGTGCCAGCGGACCCGCTGCTTCTATTTCACGAATATCGACCAGCCCTGCAACAAGCGCGAGCCGGGTAGCGGGTGTGGGGCCATCCCGGGCATTGCGCGGCTCCACGCCGTGTTGGGCACGAGCCGGGAATGCATCGCGACCTACCCCGGAGACATGGCCGTGGCGATGTCCGTGCTGGATGCGACTGTCGAGATCGCAGGCGAGAGCGGGGAGGGCCGCTCGGTCCCGGTCCGCGACTTTCACCGCCTGCCGGGCGATACGCCTTGGAAGGACAATGTACTGGAGGATGGCGAGATCATCACCGGCGTGATCCTGCCGGCACCTGTTCCGGGCAAGCAGCTTTACCGGAAGGTGCGGGAGCGGTCGTCCTATGCATTCGCGCTCGTCTCGATTGCCGCGATCGTGGCGCTGGAGGACGGGCGCTTCACCCGCGCCGACCTCGCCTTCGGCGGCCTTGCACACAAGCCGTGGCACGATGCCCGCCTCCCGGAGCTGCTCATCGGGAAAGAGCCGTCCGAAGCGCTGTTCGACGAGGCTGCGGACCTGCTGCTTGAAGACGCGCAGGGATATGGCGAGAACGACTTCAAGATTCCGCTGACCCGGAGCACGCTGAAAGCGGTTCTGGCAGAGGCGACGGAGACCGAACTATGA
- a CDS encoding xanthine dehydrogenase family protein molybdopterin-binding subunit, with protein MTTHLKQDEPDSANRLDGMKQGIVGKPLPRVEGLAKVTGTAPYAAEYPVENLAEGVIVTSTITRGTVKSINAPGIMDMPGVIAVIEDERMTTRAAQGTANEAPKQEPGTVCYWGQPVALVVGETFEQARDAAKHLEIEYDAEEGAAIDPGAVEPEEQDGDTVDQGDFAGAMSAAENSIDVTIETAGHASAAMEPHAAIAQWDGENLTVHASLQMLNYNISELADAVGLEEDRVRILSRFVGGGFGSKLGVSEETVAASLAAMQLGRPVRVVMSRQQVFQTVMRRSETKQRLRLASGSDGKLTAFGHEALVSNLPGEEFAEPVLQSSHFLYGAPNRALKLELARIHRVTAGSVRAPGEAVGMPALEAAMDEMAEKAGVDPVEFRLRNIPEKDPEQGLPFSSHKLAECLQQGAEAFGWDSGPRSPRHTREGEWWVGTGMASAARVHSVGEAKARVTLKADGTAIVETDMTDIGTGTYTILAQIAGEMLGLPVDKVLVDLGDTAHPRGPGSGGSWGAASAGSAVYLACRGLRDAIAEKAGISADELQLSNGSIEGGKDLVALLDGADLSEEGHYEPGDIADDYTTSGFGAFFAQVRVNRFTGETRVDRMLGAFGFGRVLNAKTARSQCLGGITWSIGLALTEALHFDPVDGHLVNCDLAEYHVPVHRDISDVEVVMVEERDPVASPIQAKGIGELGMCGGAAAIANAIYNAAGVRLYQYPMTPDRVLAAMPK; from the coding sequence ATGACCACGCATCTCAAACAGGACGAGCCCGACAGCGCCAACCGCCTCGACGGCATGAAGCAGGGCATCGTCGGCAAGCCGTTGCCGCGTGTCGAAGGGCTGGCCAAAGTGACAGGCACGGCCCCCTATGCCGCCGAATACCCGGTGGAGAACCTTGCAGAAGGCGTGATCGTCACCTCCACCATCACGCGAGGGACAGTGAAATCGATCAATGCGCCGGGCATCATGGACATGCCGGGGGTTATCGCGGTGATCGAGGACGAGCGCATGACCACCCGCGCTGCCCAGGGCACAGCGAACGAAGCGCCGAAGCAGGAACCCGGCACGGTCTGCTACTGGGGGCAGCCGGTCGCGCTCGTCGTGGGCGAGACGTTCGAACAGGCCCGCGATGCTGCAAAGCATCTGGAGATCGAATACGACGCCGAAGAAGGCGCCGCGATCGACCCCGGAGCAGTCGAGCCGGAAGAACAGGACGGCGATACCGTCGACCAGGGCGATTTCGCCGGTGCCATGTCCGCCGCGGAAAACAGCATCGACGTAACGATCGAGACCGCGGGCCATGCAAGCGCCGCGATGGAGCCGCACGCCGCGATCGCGCAATGGGACGGGGAAAACCTCACGGTTCACGCCTCGCTCCAGATGCTGAACTACAACATCTCCGAACTCGCCGACGCGGTGGGGCTGGAAGAAGACAGGGTTCGTATCCTCTCGCGCTTCGTCGGCGGCGGCTTCGGGTCGAAGCTGGGGGTCAGCGAGGAAACGGTCGCGGCTTCGCTCGCCGCAATGCAGCTTGGGCGCCCGGTGCGCGTCGTGATGAGCCGCCAGCAGGTGTTCCAGACCGTTATGCGGCGCTCCGAAACGAAGCAGCGCCTGCGGCTTGCCAGTGGCAGCGACGGCAAATTGACGGCGTTCGGCCATGAAGCGCTGGTATCGAACCTGCCCGGCGAGGAATTTGCCGAGCCCGTCCTGCAATCCTCGCATTTCCTCTACGGCGCGCCGAACCGCGCGCTGAAGCTGGAACTTGCGCGCATTCACCGCGTGACCGCAGGGTCCGTGCGCGCGCCCGGTGAGGCAGTCGGGATGCCGGCGCTCGAAGCGGCGATGGACGAAATGGCGGAGAAAGCCGGGGTCGACCCGGTGGAATTCCGCCTGCGCAACATTCCGGAGAAGGATCCCGAGCAGGGCCTGCCGTTTTCCTCTCACAAGCTGGCCGAATGCCTTCAGCAGGGCGCCGAGGCTTTCGGCTGGGATAGCGGTCCGCGCAGCCCACGCCACACGCGCGAAGGCGAATGGTGGGTCGGTACCGGCATGGCCAGCGCCGCCCGCGTCCACAGTGTCGGGGAGGCAAAGGCCCGTGTCACGCTGAAGGCGGACGGGACCGCCATCGTCGAGACCGACATGACCGATATCGGCACCGGAACTTATACCATTTTGGCGCAGATTGCCGGGGAGATGCTGGGCCTGCCGGTGGACAAGGTGCTGGTAGACCTTGGCGATACCGCTCATCCACGCGGGCCGGGTTCCGGCGGCAGTTGGGGCGCAGCGTCGGCTGGGTCGGCGGTCTATCTCGCCTGCCGGGGCCTCCGCGATGCCATTGCGGAAAAGGCCGGCATATCGGCGGACGAATTGCAGCTTTCGAACGGATCCATCGAAGGCGGGAAGGATCTTGTCGCATTGCTGGATGGCGCGGACCTGTCCGAGGAAGGCCATTACGAGCCCGGCGACATCGCGGACGACTACACCACCTCCGGCTTCGGTGCATTCTTCGCGCAGGTGCGGGTCAACCGTTTCACCGGGGAAACCCGCGTCGACCGGATGCTGGGCGCTTTCGGATTCGGGCGGGTGCTGAATGCAAAGACTGCGCGCTCGCAATGCCTTGGCGGTATCACGTGGAGCATTGGGCTAGCGCTGACCGAAGCACTGCATTTCGATCCCGTAGACGGGCATCTGGTGAACTGCGATCTTGCCGAATATCACGTGCCCGTGCACCGCGACATTTCCGATGTCGAAGTCGTCATGGTCGAGGAACGCGATCCGGTTGCCAGCCCGATACAGGCGAAGGGTATCGGCGAGCTGGGAATGTGCGGCGGCGCGGCGGCAATTGCCAATGCGATTTATAATGCCGCCGGGGTTCGGCTGTACCAATACCCGATGACACCCGACCGCGTCCTCGCTGCCATGCCGAAATGA
- a CDS encoding XdhC family protein → MSTLAAQRPRVADNRADSDHAALAAACEEGVALCTVAGIDGSFSRRPGAQLAVYPDGRTAGSLADRCLDRQLAVDVLELREPVLRRYGRGSDLIDFRLPCGGGLDIVLDPAPDRGACRRAMRDLEERRIATLPLPQVSPLSERRYLPSLAIRAFGEGAELEMLARLGNAMNIGIEFFAPDDLTLGKASGLPPADPWTAAVFLFHDHEWELALIEEALKGGAFYIGAQGGENARIGRTVDLLTRGVDEGGLARMRSPVGLIPSCKTPEALALSVLSEIVGEYEALKDRPRDGA, encoded by the coding sequence ATGAGCACGCTGGCTGCACAACGGCCGCGTGTCGCCGACAACCGCGCCGACAGTGACCATGCAGCGTTGGCAGCGGCGTGTGAGGAAGGCGTCGCCCTTTGCACCGTGGCCGGGATCGACGGCAGCTTCTCTCGCCGGCCGGGGGCGCAATTGGCCGTCTATCCTGACGGGCGGACGGCAGGCAGTCTGGCCGACAGGTGCCTCGACCGGCAACTCGCCGTAGACGTACTCGAACTGCGCGAGCCGGTGCTACGCCGTTACGGACGCGGCTCCGACCTCATCGATTTCCGGCTGCCGTGCGGCGGCGGCCTGGACATCGTACTGGACCCGGCACCGGACCGCGGGGCCTGCCGGAGGGCGATGCGCGATCTGGAAGAGCGGCGGATTGCCACGCTTCCCCTTCCGCAGGTCTCGCCGCTCAGTGAACGACGCTACCTTCCCAGCCTGGCAATCCGCGCGTTCGGCGAGGGAGCCGAGCTGGAGATGCTCGCCCGTCTGGGCAATGCCATGAATATCGGGATCGAGTTCTTTGCGCCTGACGACCTGACGCTCGGCAAGGCTTCGGGCCTTCCCCCGGCCGATCCATGGACTGCGGCGGTGTTCCTGTTCCACGATCACGAATGGGAACTCGCCCTGATCGAAGAAGCGCTGAAGGGAGGTGCATTCTATATCGGCGCACAAGGCGGCGAGAATGCGCGTATCGGCCGCACAGTCGACCTGCTGACGCGCGGCGTCGATGAAGGCGGCCTCGCGCGCATGCGAAGCCCCGTCGGCCTTATCCCCTCATGCAAGACGCCCGAAGCGCTCGCCCTTTCCGTGCTATCGGAAATCGTCGGAGAATACGAGGCGCTAAAGGACCGACCACGCGATGGCGCATGA
- a CDS encoding nucleotidyltransferase family protein has protein sequence MAHEGGVGLILLAAGKAGRFGGDKMSASLGGRPLLSWAMEACGESGIARKVLVVREDGALDTPKGWQVVVNPRAEEGQATSIRAGVDALTTCSRIVIALGDMPFVTAAHLTRLAEGKGTLFTRYPDGRRGCPAAFPPETYGALMSITGDKGAASLDLPGAQAIAPVDGGPGGMLADIDTAADLARLSPAT, from the coding sequence ATGGCGCATGAGGGCGGGGTCGGCCTGATCCTGCTCGCCGCAGGCAAGGCCGGCCGGTTCGGGGGCGACAAGATGAGCGCTTCCCTTGGCGGCCGGCCGCTCCTTTCATGGGCGATGGAAGCGTGCGGCGAATCCGGCATCGCGCGCAAGGTACTGGTGGTGCGAGAGGACGGTGCCCTGGACACGCCCAAAGGCTGGCAGGTTGTCGTGAACCCTCGCGCGGAAGAGGGGCAGGCGACGTCCATTCGTGCCGGGGTCGATGCCTTGACGACGTGCAGCCGCATCGTGATCGCGCTCGGCGACATGCCCTTCGTTACGGCGGCGCACCTTACCCGCTTGGCCGAAGGTAAGGGCACGCTGTTCACACGCTATCCGGACGGGCGTCGTGGCTGCCCGGCGGCATTCCCGCCCGAGACCTATGGCGCACTCATGTCCATTACCGGCGACAAGGGCGCGGCATCGCTCGACCTGCCGGGGGCGCAGGCCATTGCGCCGGTAGATGGCGGACCTGGCGGGATGCTGGCCGACATCGACACAGCAGCAGACCTCGCCCGCCTTTCGCCGGCCACCTGA